The following proteins are co-located in the Candida dubliniensis CD36 chromosome 3, complete sequence genome:
- a CDS encoding lysine-specific metalloprotease of the mitochondrial intermembrane space, putative (Similar to S. cerevisiae CYM1;~In S. cerevisiae: lysine-specific metalloprotease of the mitochondrial intermembrane space, member of the pitrilysin family; degrades proteins and presequence peptides cleaved from imported proteins; required for normal mitochondrial morphology), with amino-acid sequence MLRTRLKPNRAMSRIVRRYASSDTISSNHKKYPVGLKMHGYEVTQTSPIPEFSITAVSLKHTETGATHLHLDSPNDSNNVFSIAFKTNPPDNTGVPHILEHTTLCGSKKYPVRDPFFKMTNRSLSNFMNAMTGHDYTFYPFATTNSKDFENLMDVYLSSVFEPQLNHTDFLQEGWRIENQNVHDISSKLEFKGVVYNEMKGQYSNSAYYFYIKFLEAIYPSLNNSGGDPKKIVDLSYEDLIQFHSKNYHPSNAKTFTYGKLPLEDSLSKISKYYESFEEKVSSVDIKQPIFSTDSSEIFDVTIPGPVDTMNGKDISEQYCTSITWNLGNPLDPNMQYDIFKWKVLSSLLFDGHNSPFYQELIESGYGDDFSANTGLDSTTALLSFTVGLNCLTKQKVDGFNEKVMEIINTKIIPELNDEESSSYHGRIDAILHQIEIGFKRHKPDFGFGLLSSIVPSWVNGVDPINSLQVEKILTHFKEDYRQNRLRIFKELLEKTLCNSHSQKFKFTMEPREDFTKQLVKDENLMVEKRERELTADSKKAIYERNLELAKLQLEDQNADVLPTLTIDDIPKRGDFYAVDLGQANNKVVHERVVDTNGLVYANALKDISYLPIRLYKYLPLFNNCLTNLAGTENTPITELETKIQMLTGGITFSSKISTDPYNIEQLKMQYVLSGMALKEKSSSIYDLWLEILTTTKFDNSDEVLEKLTVLIKNMGQNQINNIADRGHSYAAAVSSSKLTPSKYISDIISGLGQVKFVMDLNSKLESRGKEYLVKEIIPILQEIQKYVLQGEFRYRLVGNQDTIDANEKLIEKFDKDISSHSSSLSSTVTDGLHPLLNSFNYNHASENVLVNLPFQVGYSSLAKIGSPYSSKDGASLQILAQLYSFKNLHSKIRESNGAYGGGLTYDGLNGTLNFYSYRDPYPVKSIQTFRDSLSYGLDANWTDKDLQEAKLRVFQSIDAPINISSQGASAFFENIDDYLRQERRENFLDTTVKDLKYVTEKYLVTNKANLVTVIGDNEILNVDDKWKIRNLQV; translated from the coding sequence ATGTTGAGAACTAGACTAAAACCAAATAGGGCCATGAGTCGAATTGTGAGGAGGTATGCATCCTCGGACACAATATCTTCCAATCATAAGAAGTACCCTGTTGGTCTAAAAATGCATGGCTACGAAGTGACTCAAACATCACCCATCCCAGAGTTTTCTATCACTGCAGTGTCATTAAAACATACGGAGACTGGTGCGACCCACTTACATTTAGATTCCCCTAATGACAGTAACAACGTATTTCTGATTGCCTTCAAAACGAATCCTCCAGATAATACTGGTGTTCCGCATATTTTAGAACATACAACCTTATGTGGCAGTAAAAAGTATCCGGTTCGTGAtccattttttaaaatgaCTAATAGATCGTTGAGTAATTTTATGAATGCAATGACCGGTCATGACTACACATTTTATCCATTTGCCACCACTAATTCAAAggattttgaaaatcttATGGACGTTTATTTGTCCTCAGTGTTTGAACCACAATTGAACCATACCGATTTTTTACAGGAAGGATGGAGAATAGAGAATCAAAATGTTCACGACATCTCATCCAAGCTTGAATTTAAAGGAGTTGTATATAATGAAATGAAGGGTCAGTATTCCAACTCGGcttattatttttacaTTAAATTCCTTGAGGCTATATACCCATCCTTAAATAACTCAGGCGGTGATCCCAAGAAAATTGTGGATTTGCTGTACGAGGATTTAATACAGTTTCACCTGAAGAATTATCATCCATCAAATGCAAAAACGTTTACTTATGGCAAATTACCTTTGGAAGATAGTTTAAGTAAAATAAGCAAATACTATGAGTCTTTCGAAGAAAAAGTATCTTCAGTAGATATCAAGCAACCTATATTTTCTACAGATAGCTCAGAAATCTTTGATGTGACTATCCCAGGTCCGGTTGATACAATGAATGGTAAAGATATCTCAGAACAGTACTGCACATCTATCACCTGGAACTTGGGTAATCCATTGGATCCAAATATGCAATatgatatttttaaatGGAAAGTATTGAGCTCCTTATTGTTTGACGGACACAATTCTCCTTTCTATCAAGAGTTAATTGAAAGTGGTTACGGTGATGATTTCTCTGCAAATACTGGGTTGGATTCAACGACCgctttattatcatttacTGTTGGTCTCAACTGTTTAACCAAACAAAAGGTTGATGgttttaatgaaaaagttATGGAAATCATCAATACTAAAATTATTCCCGAATTAAATGACGAAGAGTCGTCTTCGTATCATGGTAGAATTGATGCTATATTGCATCAAATAGAAATAGGATTCAAAAGACACAAGCCCGATTTTGGATTTGGGTTATTAAGTTCTATTGTTCCCTCGTGGGTGAATGGAGTTGATCCAATCAATTCCTTGCAAGTGGAAAAAATATTGACGCATTTTAAAGAAGATTATAGACAAAATAGATTAAGGATTTTcaaagaattattagaaaaaaCATTGTGTAACTCACACTcacaaaaattcaaattcaccATGGAACCGAGAGAGGATTTTACCAAACAATTGGTAAAAGATGAGAATTTGATGGTGGAGAAAAGAGAAAGGGAACTCACAGCAGATAGCAAGAAAGCAATTTATGAGCGAAACTTGGAATTAGCTAAATTGCAATTGGAGGATCAAAATGCAGATGTTTTACCCACATTGACCATTGACGACATTCCAAAGAGAGGCGACTTTTATGCAGTTGATTTGGGCCAGgcaaataataaagttGTACATGAAAGAGTAGTTGACACCAATGGTTTAGTTTATGCAAATGCTTTAAAGGATATTTCGTACTTGCCCATCAGACTTTACAAGTACCTTCCATTGTTTAACAACTGTTTGACAAACCTTGCTGGAACCGAAAACACTCCCATCACCGAGTTGGAGACCAAAATACAGATGCTAACTGGTGGGATAACGTTCAGCTCGAAAATATCGACAGATCCCTATaatattgaacaattgaaaatgcaGTATGTGTTAAGTGGAATGGCGTTGAAAGAAAAGTCATCCTCAATTTATGATTTATGGTTAGAGATTCTAACCACCACCAAGTTTGACAATAGTGATGAAGTTTTAGAAAAGTTGACTGTTTTGATTAAAAACATGGgtcaaaatcaaattaataaCATTGCTGATCGCGGTCATTCTTATGCCGCCGCCGTAAGCTCACTGAAATTAACACCACTGAAATACATCAGCGACATCATTTCAGGCTTGGGCCAAGTCAAATTTGTGATGGATTTGAATTCCAAATTAGAATCAAGGGGGAAAGAGTACTTGGTCAAAGAAATTATTCCGATATTGCAAGAAATACAAAAGTATGTGTTGCAAGGTGAATTTAGGTATAGATTAGTTGGAAATCAGGACACTATCGATGCAAACGAAAAGCTTATTGAGAAGTTTGATAAGGATATTTCTTCACATAGCTCATCCTTATCCTCAACTGTGACTGATGGTTTACACCCATTATTGAATTCGTTCAATTACAATCATGCAAGTGAGAATGTCTTGGTTAACTTACCGTTTCAAGTGGGTTACTCTTCTCTAGCTAAGATTGGCTCTCCCTATTCTTCAAAGGATGGTGCTTCTTTACAAATATTAGCTCAGTTGTATTCTTTTAAGAATTTGCATTCCAAAATAAGAGAAAGCAATGGTGCATATGGAGGTGGCTTGACATATGACGGATTAAATGGGACTTTAAACTTTTACTCGTATCGTGATCCTTATCCAGTTAAATCGATTCAAACTTTTAGGGATTCTTTACTGTATGGACTTGATGCTAATTGGACAGATAAAGATTTGCAAGAAGCTAAGTTGAGGGTTTTCCAGAGTATTGATGCTCCGATCAATATTTCTTCTCAGGGTGCAAGTGcgttttttgaaaatatagATGATTATTTGAGACAggaaagaagagaaaacTTTTTGGATACGACGGTTAAGGATCTCAAATATGTGACTGAAAAGTATCTTGTTACTAACAAAGCTAATCTTGTTACAGTAATTGGTGacaatgaaattttgaatgtGGATGATAAGTGgaaaattagaaatttgCAAGTATAG
- a CDS encoding SUMO-protein ligase, putative (Similar to S. cerevisiae MMS21;~In S. cerevisiae: SUMO ligase involved in chromosomal organization and DNA repair), with the protein MSQSLDDTQGEVLPSNLSLPPCIPLKRELLREYEDQFRDTTTDSLFQDQIMQTKQMAEYYIDYVLDNDHLNFSEQILQQYVDAFENFIKLEGELNKLKQVRNISAIESYSSNLSSLTLNNLDNQHTINQLYFPEAIKQEYANLGVPTIPDSTVAKQGYQFLKQVLFSFKNPEDAIPDETEDDELNVSGGKISLKDPLTLNYFVKPVKSKRCNHVYEESSILHHLNTKKVCPISGCNATLTRADLILDKLMLIRIRSVNRVERHHDEEMETVV; encoded by the coding sequence ATGTCTCAAAGTCTAGATGATACACAAGGTGAAGTATTACCTTCTAATTTATCACTACCTCCATGTATTCCTCTAAAAAGAGAATTACTTCGAGAATATGAAGATCAATTCAGAGACACAACAACTGATAGTCTTTTCCAAGACCAGATAATgcaaacaaaacaaatggCTGAGtattatattgattatgTTTTAGATAATgatcatttgaatttttcgGAACAAATATTGCAACAATATGTGGATgcttttgaaaattttatcaagTTAGAAGGAGAATTGAACAAACTAAAACAAGTTCGTAATATATCTGCCATTGAAAGttattcatcaaatttgtCATCGTTGACATTGAATAATCTTGATAATCAGCACACCATTAATCAACTTTATTTCCCTGAAGCTATTAAACAAGAATATGCAAATTTAGGGGTTCCAACCATTCCTGATTCAACTGTCGCTAAGCAAGgttatcaatttttaaagcAAGTTTTGTTTCTGTTTAAAAACCCTGAAGATGCTATACCTGATGAAacagaagatgatgaattgaatgtTTCTGGGGGTAAAATTTCCCTTAAGGATCCACTTacattgaattattttgtCAAACCAGTAAAGTCCAAACGATGCAATCATGTTTATGAAGAACTGAgtattcttcatcatttgaATACTAAAAAAGTATGTCCTATATCTGGGTGCAATGCAACATTAACAAGAGCTGATTTGATacttgataaattgatgCTTATACGAATCCGATCAGTGAACCGAGTAGAAAGACACcatgatgaagaaatggAAACCGTTGTTTGA
- a CDS encoding mitochondrial 54S ribosomal protein YmL39 (Similar to S. cerevisiae MRPL39) encodes MAKARANTTMIKLVSTALTGYEKWFRIPRSSPKLNLILYDPRAKRHCLFKEDRKRKIAEQPKKDFIRSHR; translated from the coding sequence ATGGCCAAAGCTAGAGCAAATACCACCATGATAAAGTTGGTCTCTACTGCATTAACAGGTTATGAAAAGTGGTTTAGAATACCTAGAAGTTCACCAAAATTAAACCTCATATTATACGATCCAAGAGCTAAAAGACACTGCCTTTTCAAAGAAgacagaaaaagaaaaatagcTGAACAGCCAAAGAAAGATTTTATCAGAAGTCACCGTTAA
- a CDS encoding regulator of cell budding, putative (Similar to S. cerevisiae MUB1) has translation MRDSNYRAISSNKAAVTITASLYDRRALDVTSDKPLVNSLNFLTYLVSSSAKVRETLSLDGGIERLIEILHECHQTSSSNDLLFADQEKKLLAAWKWTLAFQSLVLIGTRGTEEIRQKVVKAGILPIIATVLDNYLSLHEDTFHQASLRPTVNTVNTASTTSSSNIPTASVTNTDYYQATPPDNPVENSATTETTTPATENLFRHFQHPNQTQRPDPVGVRDGENTNRTILQEDYQNPIQIATAAIEATSISSVHHREANFNAGFNLTNDDYDDWTVEQLLKLIATNWMGSSETDRVNNTISSDIRRRYAIVTILNKLREEKQMEILHDEFINECDIDMDSNLQFLSDMYARDFEINKVCYNSKVFVRSFTDSGIVIPRDDDIVWSLQLLAYISKYPYLKDCLQNSHLVLDMSIRDKQLKLYLERQMKLKMKKMLAVRLRPTMVPKSRKQKSSYLEAFHSSPSNSPQMVSDLNDDTFIMGNDKFGLCQTSDLTETAGSGGEDDEGGKKAQAVEEEEEEVEYDDEEPEACDDDSEDSISSKDLLDIPLDQFEYLPKLYESIVDSESIVDDSEREVALFQIYNKMNKYIQVESRKLKDTIIGARLNTKQYLEKKWNYEEYKYFDIDEHNEDKDDSLIEYKKVSLFPLVEKFTFLSGTEMHYWAGVIMRNSCRRNTAGLRQCGNCHKWEDFPRQFAKCKLCKRAKYCSKKCQMESWKSHRNWCLPS, from the coding sequence atgCGTGATTCCAACTATAGGGCAATATCTAGTAATAAAGCAGCGGTAACAATCACAGCTAGCCTCTACGATAGGAGAGCTTTAGATGTGACGTCAGATAAACCTTTAGTCAAttcattgaattttttgacTTATTTGGTGAGTTCGCTGGCAAAAGTGAGAGAAACGTTGTCGCTTGATGGTGGAATTGAGCgtttaattgaaatattgCACGAATGTCATCAAACAAGTTCTAGTAATGATCTTTTATTTGCCGATCAAGAGAAGAAACTTTTGGCGGCATGGAAATGGACATTAGCTTTTCAATCACTAGTACTCATTGGTACTAGAGGGACAGAGGAGATTAGACAGAAGGTCGTTAAAGCAGGCATCTTGCCAATCATAGCCACAGTTTTGGATAATTATCTATCACTACATGAAGACACATTTCATCAAGCTTCATTGAGACCAACAGTGAATACAGTAAACACGGCATCAACAACCTCATCTTCAAATATACCAACAGCTTCAGTAACAAATACAGACTATTATCAAGCAACTCCCCCAGATAACCCGGTGGAAAACAGTGCTACTACAGAAACAACGACACCAGCTACCGAGAACTTATTTCGTCATTTTCAACATCCAAATCAAACTCAACGACCTGATCCAGTGGGTGTGCGAGATGGCGAAAACACCAATCGTACCATTTTACAAGAAGATTATCAGAATCCAATTCAAATAGCCACAGCTGCAATAGAAGCAACATCAATCTCCAGTGTTCACCACAGAGAAGCCAACTTTAATGCTGGTTTCAATTTGACGAACGACGATTATGACGATTGGACAGTAGAGCAATTACTTAAATTGATAGCAACAAACTGGATGGGGAGTAGCGAAACAGATAGAGTAAACAATACTATTAGCAGTGAtattagaagaagataCGCCATAGTAACTATATTAAACAAGTTGAGGGAAGAAAAGCAAATGGAAATTTTACATGACGAATTTATCAATGAATGCGACATTGACATGGATAGCAACTTGCAATTTCTTTCTGATATGTATGCAAgagattttgaaatcaacaaaGTTTGCTATAATCTGAAAGTTTTTGTCAGGTCTTTCACCGATAGTGGAATCGTTATTCCTCGAGATGACGACATTGTCTGGTCATTACAGTTACTAGCTTATATATCAAAGTACCCTTATTTAAAAGACTGTTTGCAAAATTCTCATTTGGTCTTGGATATGAGTATTAGagataaacaattgaagtTGTATCTAGAAAgacaaatgaaattgaagatgaagaaaatgttAGCCGTGAGGTTGCGTCCTACTATGGTTCCAAAATCTAGGAAACAAAAATCTTCGTACTTGGAAGCATTTCATTCTAGCCCTTCTAACTCACCTCAGATGGTCAGTGATTTAAACGATGATACGTTTATCATGGGAAATGACAAATTTGGATTATGCCAGACTAGCGACTTGACTGAAACTGCAGGGCTGGGTGgagaagatgatgaaggcGGAAAAAAAGCCCAAGCggtagaagaagaagaagaagaagtagaaTATGATGACGAAGAACCAGAGGCATGTGATGATGATAGCGAAGATTCGATCTCTCTGAAGGACTTGCTTGATATACCGTTGGACCAGTTTGAGTATTTACCAAAATTGTATGAAAGCATAGTTGATAGTGAATCTATCGTCGATGACAGTGAACGTGAAGTTGcattatttcaaatataCAATAAAATGAACAAATACATACAAGTTGAAAGTCGAAAGTTAAAGGATACGATTATCGGGGCACGATTAAACACGAAGCAATATCTTGAGAAAAAATGGAATTATGAAGAATATAAATactttgatattgatgagCATAATGAGGATAAGGATGattctttaattgaataCAAAAAAGTTAGCTTATTCCCATTAGTAGAGAAATTCACATTTTTGTCAGGTACAGAGATGCACTATTGGGCAGGAGTAATAATGCGGAATAGCTGTCGTCGAAATACAGCAGGTCTTCGACAATGTGGTAATTGTCATAAATGGGAAGATTTTCCAAGGCAATTTGCAAAATGCAAACTCTGCAAGCGTGCAAAATATTGCTCGAAAAAGTGTCAAATGGAAAGCTGGAAAAGTCATCGTAATTGGTGCTTACCGAGTTAA
- a CDS encoding mitochondrial inner membrane oxaloacetate transporter, putative (Similar to S. cerevisiae OAC1;~In S. cerevisiae: transports oxaloacetate, sulfate, and thiosulfate; member of the mitochondrial carrier family), with protein MNQSERDLIVKTVGGPTIDMRQKEISSTKNDAQKVSTLGGFLAGGVAACMAVTFTNPIELIKTRMQLQGELVKKSNDAVVLYKNPLQAFAVIYRNEGLRGLQQGLACGYYYQLALNGCRIGFYEPSRFYLSKAFAPSHIMPDGQVKQSLFINVLAGFVSGASGAVLASPMFLIKTRMQSFSNSNTGGAAVGQQTFYKNTWDGFTQIYHSEGIKGLYRGVDAAILRTGAGSAAQLPTYYLTKSFLLKHGLVKENSFSLNFISSIMAGLGVAIVMNPWDVVLTRMYNQKGNLYSGPIDCFKKTIAAEGAMALYKGFWAQLFRIGPHTILTLLFMEQCMKGMVSIEKKLGSFK; from the coding sequence ATGAACCAATCTGAAAGAGATCTAATAGTTAAAACGGTTGGAGGACCTACAATTGATATGAGGCAAAAGGAAATTTCTTCTACGAAAAATGATGCGCAAAAAGTGTCTACTTTGGGTGGGTTTTTGGCTGGAGGAGTTGCTGCATGTATGGCAGTCACGTTTACAAATCCCATTGAGTTGATCAAGACAAGAATGCAGCTACAAGGTGAATTGGTCAAAAAGTCCAACGATGCAGTAGTGTTGTATAAGAATCCGTTACAAGCTTTTGCGGTGATCTATAGAAATGAAGGTTTGAGAGGATTGCAACAAGGGTTGGCATGtggttattattaccaGTTGGCATTAAATGGATGTAGAATTGGGTTTTACGAGCCAAGTAGATTCTATTTGAGTAAAGCTTTTGCTCCTTCGCATATTATGCCAGATGGTCAAGTCAAGCAAAGCTTGTTCATAAATGTTCTCGCTGGTTTTGTGAGTGGTGCCTCTGGTGCCGTTTTGGCTTCCCCAAtgtttttgataaaaaCGAGAATGCAATCTTTCAGCAATTCCAATACCGGTGGGGCAGCTGTGGGTCAGCAGACTTTTTATAAGAATACCTGGGATGGGTTTACCCAGATTTACCACAGTGAAGGTATTAAAGGGTTATATAGAGGTGTTGATGCTGCAATTTTGAGAACTGGTGCCGGTTCAGCTGCTCAGTTGCCCACTTATTATTTGACCAAGAGTTTTTTGTTGAAGCATGGTTTAGTTAAAGAGAATTCCTTCAGTTTGAATTTCATTTCCTCCATCATGGCAGGATTGGGAGTTGCCATTGTGATGAACCCCTGGGATGTTGTGTTGACAAGAATGTACAATCAAAAAGGTAATTTATATAGTGGGCCAATTGATTGTTTCAAGAAAACTATCGCAGCGGAAGGTGCCATGGCATTATATAAAGGATTCTGGGCTCAGTTGTTTAGAATTGGTCCTCATACAATTTTAACCTTATTATTTATGGAACAATGTATGAAAGGAATGGTCCtgattgaaaagaaattaggGTCTTTCAAATAA